In the genome of Candidatus Liberimonas magnetica, one region contains:
- a CDS encoding flavin reductase family protein, which produces MGIREIEIFSKCREFYEAMLEDGVFLCVEDKEGKINVMTIGWGMIGVIWNEPVMTVLVRPLRHTYKLLKNARYFSVSVPGGKLKEELSYCGSHSGEIENKIEKSGIKLANGKIQGVKIVEGCDLYYECEIIHKNSLLKETLEPGIIKKYYGDDSFHTLFYGKILKAYETI; this is translated from the coding sequence ATGGGAATAAGGGAAATCGAAATATTTTCAAAATGCAGGGAATTTTATGAAGCGATGCTGGAAGACGGGGTATTTTTATGCGTTGAAGATAAAGAAGGAAAGATAAATGTAATGACTATCGGCTGGGGGATGATAGGTGTTATATGGAATGAACCGGTAATGACGGTTTTGGTAAGGCCGTTACGGCATACGTACAAACTTCTGAAGAATGCCAGGTATTTTTCCGTAAGCGTACCCGGAGGTAAACTAAAAGAAGAACTCTCGTACTGCGGGTCACATTCGGGCGAAATAGAAAACAAAATAGAGAAAAGCGGCATTAAACTGGCCAACGGAAAAATCCAAGGAGTTAAAATCGTTGAAGGATGCGATCTGTATTACGAATGCGAAATAATCCATAAGAATTCCCTGCTTAAAGAAACCTTAGAACCCGGCATAATAAAAAAATATTACGGAGATGACAGTTTTCATACCTTGTTTTACGGGAAAATTCTAAAAGCTTACGAAACTATATAA